The nucleotide sequence CGTGGGTGGTGGGATCGCGGGTGCTCGGGGCTCCGCTCCCCTCCCTCGAGGCCGGCTGTCGCTCCCTGGCGCAGGCGGTGGAGACCCCCCTGCTCGGGATCGAGTTCGAGACGGACGGCGATCGCCTCACCTTCCACACCGCGCACCCCATGCCCGATCTCGTCGCGGGCGGGGAAGCGTTGGCCGATGCGCTGGCCGATGCGCTCGCGATCGGCGCGGAGGTGGCGGCATGATCCTGCTCGCCGGAATCCGGACGGAGGAGCCGCTCCAACGCGTGGCAGAGGAGCTCGAGCGCCGAGGCTCCCCGTTCCACCTCTTCCATCAACGCGACTTCGGGCGCACCACGTTGGACGTCGAGGTGGGACCGCGCGGCGTGCGCGGTGTGCTGCGCGGTCCAACCGGGACGGTGCCCCTGGAGCGGATCGGTAGCGCGTACCTGCGTCTCATGGACGACCGGTCCCTGCCCGAGCTCGAGCACGAGCCGCAGCATTCCCCGCGCCGCGCGCAGTGTCGCGCGTTGCACGAGGCGTTGCTGCGCTGGAGCGAGATCACCCCCGCGTGCATGGTCAACCGGCTGAGCGCCATGGGCTCGAACTTCTCGAAGCCCTACCAGGCGCAGGCCATCGTAGGCGTGGGGTTCTCCACGCCGCCCACGCTGGTCACCAACGATCCGGACGCGGTCGGGGAGTTCCGTCGGCGGCATGGCCGCGTGA is from Gemmatimonadota bacterium and encodes:
- a CDS encoding glutathione synthase, translated to MILLAGIRTEEPLQRVAEELERRGSPFHLFHQRDFGRTTLDVEVGPRGVRGVLRGPTGTVPLERIGSAYLRLMDDRSLPELEHEPQHSPRRAQCRALHEALLRWSEITPACMVNRLSAMGSNFSKPYQAQAIVGVGFSTPPTLVTNDPDAVGEFRRRHGRVIYKSISGVRSIVRELEDSDLARLDRIRWCPTQFQAYVEGRDVRVHTVGDAVFATAITTTGTDYRYAAREDGGSTRLEPLELPTALARRCVALSGRLGLDFAGIDLKLAPDGEVFCFEVNPCPAYTYYEANTGQPIARALAGYLDAASRAAATRWPATA